The following proteins come from a genomic window of Geomonas sp. RF6:
- the coxB gene encoding cytochrome c oxidase subunit II, whose translation MPDLSSLYSEASLAAHDVDAVFVFITIICAFFFVLTQGLLIYFALKYRRRKGVVEETPYISGHTILEIIWVIVPSLLLVAIFAYGFIVFVKMRTPIPGATEIQLSASQFSWNFKYPNGHTSLNELRLPVGKPVKLVMTSTDVLHGMFIPAYRQKQDVLPGRYTYLWILPKQTGKFDIYCSQYCGSGHSLMRGTLIIMSDQEYAQWQAHEAQEAAAQATQPPEKKGEEAVEHAGCLGCHSIDGMAKVGPTLKGVFGRKVELADGKTVTADEEYLRESLVDPNAKVVKGFQPIMPSFKATLKPDDISAVIAYLKTLK comes from the coding sequence ATGCCGGACCTAAGCTCCCTTTACAGCGAAGCCTCACTGGCAGCCCATGACGTGGACGCGGTTTTCGTGTTCATCACCATCATCTGCGCCTTTTTCTTCGTCCTTACCCAGGGGCTTTTGATCTACTTCGCCCTCAAGTACCGCCGGAGAAAGGGGGTCGTGGAGGAGACTCCGTACATCAGCGGTCACACCATCCTCGAGATCATCTGGGTGATCGTCCCTTCCCTCCTGCTGGTGGCGATCTTTGCCTACGGCTTCATCGTCTTCGTAAAGATGAGGACTCCGATCCCCGGCGCCACGGAGATTCAGCTCTCCGCGTCCCAGTTCTCCTGGAACTTCAAGTACCCGAACGGACACACGTCCCTCAACGAACTGCGCCTACCGGTGGGGAAACCGGTGAAGCTGGTGATGACCTCCACCGACGTCCTCCACGGCATGTTCATCCCCGCCTACCGGCAGAAGCAGGACGTGCTCCCGGGTCGCTACACCTACCTGTGGATCCTACCGAAGCAGACGGGGAAGTTCGACATCTACTGCTCGCAGTACTGCGGCAGCGGCCATTCCCTCATGCGCGGCACGCTCATCATCATGAGCGATCAGGAGTACGCGCAGTGGCAGGCGCACGAGGCGCAGGAGGCGGCTGCCCAGGCGACCCAGCCGCCGGAGAAGAAGGGGGAGGAAGCTGTCGAGCACGCCGGCTGTCTCGGCTGCCACTCCATTGACGGGATGGCTAAGGTGGGACCGACACTGAAGGGGGTCTTCGGCAGGAAGGTCGAGCTTGCCGACGGCAAGACGGTCACCGCCGACGAGGAGTACCTGAGGGAATCGCTCGTGGATCCGAACGCGAAGGTCGTGAAGGGGTTCCAGCCGATCATGCCGAGCTTCAAGGCGACGCTGAAACCGGATGATATCTCGGCCGTCATCGCCTATCTGAAGACGCTGAAGTAA
- a CDS encoding putative signal transducing protein → MKVIYSAQNISLVSVIQSIIEGEGINCWVRNQYLYAGMGEIPPIECWPQLCVDDEDYARARSIVEEAMAEKDLAPWRCPSCGEELEGQFSECWKCGKGRP, encoded by the coding sequence ATGAAAGTAATCTACAGCGCGCAGAACATTTCGCTGGTCAGCGTGATCCAGAGCATTATCGAAGGGGAAGGGATCAACTGCTGGGTGAGGAACCAGTACCTCTACGCCGGGATGGGGGAGATCCCGCCGATAGAATGCTGGCCACAACTGTGCGTGGACGACGAGGATTATGCTCGGGCACGGAGCATAGTAGAAGAGGCGATGGCAGAGAAAGATCTGGCACCGTGGCGATGCCCCTCCTGCGGCGAAGAGCTGGAGGGGCAATTCTCCGAGTGCTGGAAGTGCGGAAAAGGGCGGCCGTGA
- a CDS encoding HD domain-containing protein, with amino-acid sequence MHFVTEAMTQIVDFILEVDKLKSVTRKNRPLGLDRYENSAEHSWQIALLAMSLARYAGPTIDMNRVIAMLLVHDIGEIDTGDTLVYATDGWEERKAAELAAAKRIFGIMPEPQSSKFLDLWLEFEQAETAEAVFANAVDRAIPALLNLAQNGQSWRENDISYERVVNRIGPPIKAGCPPLWEYLLSRLNVEREKGWFGPEG; translated from the coding sequence ATGCACTTTGTAACCGAAGCGATGACGCAGATCGTGGATTTTATACTTGAGGTGGACAAGCTAAAGAGCGTAACTCGCAAAAACCGCCCGCTGGGGCTCGACCGCTACGAAAACTCGGCGGAGCACAGTTGGCAGATTGCTCTGCTCGCAATGTCTCTTGCGCGGTACGCCGGCCCGACCATCGACATGAACAGAGTGATCGCCATGCTGCTAGTCCACGACATAGGAGAGATCGACACAGGGGATACCCTTGTCTATGCGACAGACGGCTGGGAAGAGCGTAAAGCTGCAGAACTCGCTGCGGCTAAAAGAATCTTCGGCATTATGCCGGAACCGCAAAGCTCGAAATTTCTGGACCTTTGGCTGGAGTTCGAGCAGGCTGAAACGGCAGAGGCCGTTTTCGCGAACGCCGTGGATCGTGCCATTCCGGCTCTACTCAATCTGGCTCAAAACGGACAAAGCTGGCGCGAAAACGATATCAGTTACGAAAGAGTGGTAAATCGCATCGGTCCGCCGATCAAGGCGGGCTGTCCTCCGCTGTGGGAGTATCTGCTTTCCCGCCTCAATGTGGAGCGCGAAAAGGGATGGTTCGGACCTGAAGGCTGA
- a CDS encoding cupin domain-containing protein: MLKAEMKSFVNPDEVRTFPKGRLDLITLGDVTVGRLTLEPGWKWSTCVQPIVQTKSCEAPHFQYHLAGTLMVIMDDGREFLCKAGGVSLLPEGHDAWVVGDEPVVIVDFQGMLDYAKPKE; the protein is encoded by the coding sequence ATGCTGAAGGCCGAGATGAAGAGCTTTGTGAATCCTGATGAGGTCCGCACCTTTCCGAAGGGGAGGCTCGACCTCATTACCCTCGGTGACGTCACCGTCGGGCGGCTCACGCTGGAACCGGGGTGGAAGTGGTCGACCTGCGTCCAGCCGATCGTGCAGACGAAGAGCTGCGAGGCTCCGCACTTCCAGTACCATCTCGCCGGCACGCTGATGGTGATTATGGACGACGGCAGGGAGTTCCTCTGCAAGGCCGGAGGTGTCTCACTTCTGCCGGAGGGGCACGACGCCTGGGTGGTGGGAGACGAGCCGGTGGTGATCGTCGACTTCCAGGGGATGCTCGATTACGCGAAGCCGAAGGAGTGA
- a CDS encoding SCO family protein, with translation MCKAGWAKIGAALVAALLLTLSTHTAQARDPQDIVFDSVGVDEHLASHVPLNLPFVDQTGKKVTLANYFTGTPVILTLNYYSCPTLCPLIFRNLVDTIHGMKGLSLGKDYRIVTVSIDPEETTAAATHKASMTYGMLGGGADAGQKWSFLLGQQPEIDRLAKSVGMRYMRVGHEFAHPSIMVILTPDGTISRYLYTVDVKPRDLKIALLEASDGKIGGSQILNQALLFCFHYDPVGKKYELIATRIMLVAMIGVLVMLGMLLAVLWQKEKNSPQT, from the coding sequence ATGTGTAAAGCTGGCTGGGCAAAAATTGGCGCCGCTCTGGTCGCGGCACTGCTTCTCACTCTCTCCACCCACACCGCACAGGCGCGCGACCCGCAGGACATCGTCTTCGATTCTGTCGGGGTCGACGAGCATCTCGCTTCCCACGTCCCGCTCAATCTTCCCTTTGTCGATCAGACGGGGAAGAAGGTAACGCTCGCGAACTATTTTACCGGCACCCCGGTCATCCTCACCCTCAACTACTATTCCTGCCCCACCCTCTGCCCCCTCATCTTCCGCAACCTCGTCGATACAATCCACGGGATGAAGGGGCTTTCCCTCGGCAAGGATTACCGCATCGTTACCGTAAGCATCGACCCGGAGGAGACGACGGCAGCTGCCACCCACAAGGCATCAATGACGTACGGGATGCTCGGGGGGGGGGCCGACGCCGGGCAGAAGTGGAGCTTCCTGCTCGGGCAGCAGCCGGAGATAGATCGCCTCGCAAAGAGCGTGGGCATGCGCTACATGCGGGTGGGGCACGAGTTCGCCCACCCGAGCATCATGGTGATCCTCACCCCGGACGGCACGATCTCCCGCTACCTCTACACGGTGGACGTGAAGCCGCGCGACCTGAAGATCGCCCTTCTGGAGGCCTCCGACGGCAAGATCGGCGGCTCGCAGATATTGAACCAGGCCCTTCTTTTCTGCTTTCACTACGACCCTGTCGGTAAAAAGTACGAGCTTATAGCCACCCGCATCATGCTGGTGGCCATGATCGGCGTTCTCGTCATGCTGGGGATGCTGCTGGCTGTTCTTTGGCAAAAGGAAAAAAACAGTCCTCAAACATGA